A stretch of DNA from Ctenopharyngodon idella isolate HZGC_01 chromosome 6, HZGC01, whole genome shotgun sequence:
CAAGGTGGAGGAGATACCCGCACACAGctaccatcatcatcatcagcagcagcagcatcatCATCAGCCGCACCAGGCTGAGGAGAGCATACCCCATACCGGACCTATATACTATAAACCATCCTCCCCAAACATCTCCCAATCGCCCAGTTTCCCAGCGCCTCCGCACCACACGTGGGAAGACAGCGGGTCCCTTCACAGCTTTCATCAGAACTACCTTGCGACTTCGCACATGATAGACCAGCAGCGGAAAAACGCGATGTCTCGGTTGTTCTCGTTCAAGCAGTCTCCTGTTGACACGCCGATGTCAAGCTGTCAGATGCGCTTCGACGGATCTCTGCACGTGTCCATGGGCCCGGACACCCCGGGTGCGCATCGTGCGCTGGACAGTTTTGCTTTACCGGGACCTCCGAGGAAACAGCACGCTGTGGGGTTATCCCATTCGCTTAACGTCGGACATCCCTTACTGGAAAGCCCGGTGGCCTCACCCCCGGCAAGAGGATCGCCGTCCAGCGAGGGTTTGTGCGCTGTGTGCGGGGACAACGCAGCCTGCCAGCACTACGGGGTGCGCACATGCGAGGGGTGCAAAGGATTCTTCAAGGTACAACGTTTATCACTTATTACTAGAGATCTTTTAACCAATCCATTGGGTTTATTTTGCGCaattactcttaaaaataaaggttctttattgacaTCGATGGTTTAATGAAGAATCcgtggaacctttccattggacaaaaggttctttatagtggaataaaaagttctttagattataaaaatggttctttaaagaaggttcttctatggcaccactccaaaaaccctcttttggaacctttagTTCATGGATAACATTTGCAGGATCTGAACCTATAACCTTTTGGTTACCAGCCCAACTGCATTTGAACAAGAAGAGGCATGATTTAGAACTGGTCTACAGTATAAGCTACCCCTAATTATCTCAGTTGTATTGATTTGACCCAATATGCACCTAGGGACACCTCCGTTCATCTCCGCCACCATTACTTTCGTCTAGAATGAAATTGGTTTGTGCTGAGAGTCGAATCGCGCCTAACCGAGCGTAACGGAAGTCCCAGCGGTGACATTAAGACAGCTCTTTATGTCACCGTCGTGATAGAATAATCTCGCTAATCCGACAAGAGGGGTCGCGGAGAGAGCGCCGGGGGACCCCAAATTATGGCTGCCCACGGATCTGTATTTACCGAATGTCTGCTTTGTCCGGCCCTTGAATGTATTACACAGCTTTGGGTTGGAGTGTCCTATTCTGTTGTAACTTCAAGTTGTTGCCATGCGAATTGAGTATGCAATTAATACGCTGTGCTGTTCCTCTCTAGCGCACGGTGCAGAAAAACGCCAAATATGTTTGTCTGGCGAACAAAAACTGTCCTGTGGATAAAAGGCGGCGAAATCGATGCCAGTATTGCCGTTTTCAAAAGTGCCTGGTCGTAGGAATGGTAAAGGAAGGTAATGTCAAGCACTTTTTCTGTTTTACAGCACATCTTAATTTGTAAATCAAGCCTGTTATTGTGTTATCGTGGTTTCATATTGTGGTGCAGTAaccaatatgtattttttttttctttttacagttGTGAGAACAGCCAGTTTAAAAGGTCGAAGAGGTCGCCTCCCCTCCAAACCTAAAAGTCCGCAGGACGTCCCTGTCTCTATGACACCCGTCAATCTGCTGAATGCCCTGGTGAGAGCGCATATAGACTCCAACCCCTCTATGGCCCGGCTGGACTACTCGAAAGTGAGCATCAACGCATGCAATTATTCAATTAACAATTTCAGATGCGATAATAATACAGTGTGAGATTGCACACAATTATGAGTTGTCTTGTGTTGTTTAATGGAcgaatatttattattattattatgttacaTTTATTGTATTAAATCCTAGTTTCAGACGAGTCCAGAGTATCACAGTGGAGGAGATGAATCTCTGCACATTCAGCAGTTCTACGATCTTCTCACTGCTTCAATGAGCATCATTCGCGGATGGGCCGAAAAAATCCCCGGGTTTGCTGACCTTCCCAAATGCGACCAGGAACTGCTTTTCGAGTCAGCCTTCCTTGAACTCTTTGTGCTGCGGCTGGCTTACAGGTAAGCAGACATGATTTGAACATAACTCGCTGTTTGGATACTTTTCGAAAGACTAataatctctctttttttttaggtcTAACCTGGCAGAGGACAAACTTATTTTTTGCAATGGAGTGGTTTTACACAAGTTGCAGTGTGTGCGAGGCTTTGGGGAGTGGATCGACTCTATCGTTGAGTTTTCTTCCAACCTTCAGAGCATGAGCATAGATGTCTCTGCCTTCTCCTGCATAGCCGCTCTCACCATAGTAACAGGTAAGACATGTCTGACCTTTTCTAAGTGATGCACAGGATGCTTCAGTCCACTGACGGATTGTTTTTATCCCCTTATATAGAGAGACACGGACTAAAAGAGCCGAAGAAAACAGAAGAACTTCAAAACAAGCTGATAAACTGTCTGAAGGACCAGGTGTCCTGCAGTGGTGAATTGTCTAAACTGTTGGAGAAGCTGCCGGAGGTGCGCGCGCTGTGCACGCAGGGACTGCAGCGCATCTTTTACTTGAAACTGGAGGATTTGGTCCCCACGCCTGCGATCATTGACAAACTCTTTCATGACACTCTGCCGTTCTGAACACTGCAGCTGAACTGCGACTTTCGATGTGTCGGACTTGAAGGAATGAAAATGGCGgatggaattttttttaatgttcggAGCACTGCCTGGGACAGTCCTGTTCAAGAGAAACGCGGAGGAAATAATATCGATAGATTATTCAAATATTGAGGATAAAATATTGGACTATTCTTATGATTGTTTAAAGTGTATTCAGAAAAAATGCGGCGTGGTGGaaatgtatttgtattgttACGCGTCATATTGTTTATGTTATACCTGCAAAGCATTTCTATACAACTTCACACGTGTCATGCGAGATGTAGCCTAATGATTTAAGAGATCAAAATCATTTCGACAAGGTACTTTAACCACTAGCTAATGAAGTCGTTCTGCATTATAGTGTATAGAGATTATTACAAGAGGATTACCTGCAACATTACAGACTTCAGAATGGATATAGAGCACGTTTTTGTGTTTATGATTTCGAGTAGTGAATTATACTATTGTTATTAAGACATGAATCGCTTTTTTACAGTTCAGAAAGTATGCATGGAATTCGTTATGAGCTATTAACTTTCTCCAGCACTTTGTATTAATTTCATATTGAAATAATGTCCATGAGGTTTACGTGCAACCGGTTTCAAATTCTTAACATTATGCTTATATATTTCAGATCGTTGTTTTCTATGATGTTATGGATTTTGCACTGCATTATATGTTAAGCTTCTCTCATCTAGTGTATTGCTGAATAAACCTaactattatatattttctctCGTTATGTCAAGATTTACTTTCGATGTAGGCCTATATGTTCTATTAAAATTTTCGAATTTGCTTATGAAAGTTTTTCATTCTAGTGAATTATTTCAGACTTACACCATTTCATTAAATCCTAAAacgaaaaaataataataataattcggAGGCGATATTTATATTTGCAGCATTTCTTCAGAAGATTTGCGATTTATCGTAGGACAAAACCTGCGAagatttttcaaatgaaatgacCTCCTAATGTTtcaaagaaaaaggaaaaaacattCAGTAAAGAACGTTCATTGGCTACATTAATTCTTTACGAATGACAAAGCATTTAAAATGCTACAGAAGTACATTTATGACCGATCTCCTTTAAATTATTTCGAAGTCAGCTGTCAAATCTCATTAGAAATATTTCCTTAATTAATACTCGTTTTCAAGTTTAACATATACCCTACTGATATAACTCAAATTACCACAAAGATTTTGTAGAGCAAGCAATCTTCGGTGCTGAAATGCGGATAACGGCAGTTTCGCCTGAACTTTTTAAAAGGTCATGTCTATATAGaacagataaaataataaaacacaatcagAATGCAACAGCCTGTGAATCATTTCAAATAAGAGCGGAAACAGGTAGTCAGCGCCTTGACATCGTTTGTTGTACAACACCAGAATGAGAAAGTTTAATGCGTAAAAATGTGAAGATACAAAAATCCAAATATGAAGAATCAATACTTTTACACAACGCATGTGCAAATggatttttacagttttttcaattgctaacatacttttgtccaatctgtagtcacattttcaaaactctaaacacatttAGCACAACATCCGTCTGTTGTGACCATAAcattaacacaattcatgtcgttttcacacaaaatgcagtcaattaacacgtttctaaaaggcttaaattttcttttcaaGCTTACCCCATACCAAAATCATGGATCTTTCTGATcttatttacaaatgcttaaaAACAGCATGTCAGAAATGAAGACCTAATGTTCCAATCTTTAGTATAAAACCTTTACTTTTGCAACATCAGCAGCTCAAAAGCAttggaaaaaatatatcaaatactgaaacaattgataggcatttttaattagcagatcactgaaatattgagaaatagcagATTCCGCTCTCAGTTGGAGGCATAGTCAGGTGTTGAAGTTTTTTTCCATTACATGGacatatacagtaaaatatgactctttgaattggttttgttcagtgtggatgcagaacaacacagaggagcagagagaAAAAATAACGTCTGGGTGAGGAAGAGGAATAGATAAAGGAGGAGTAGTTGGATCAGGACAAGGGAGAAGAAGAGGTATGGGAGAGGAGGAAGATTGTGTGCTGGATTGTGCATCTCTATGGTTTCCACCCTTACACATGTAGAACctatgaaagcttatttctgccttgcatagaaaataaaaaattttcatatttcatgtaaactcacaattgcaagaaaaaaaatagaattgtgagataaaaagtcacaattaccttttatacttttttattctgtggcagaaaaaaAGCTTCCTTAATAACCAAAGGCCATATATGttggatttgttgttgttgttggcaGCAGCAGTTTCAggttttcatttcagtaaaagctTCATGTAAAGCTTTAACTACAACGATTCCACTGTTCCATATGCAGAATATGTGGTCTGCGTAGGGCACTAACTACCAAGGGGACACTATCCCACCCTCTATGGGAGCACCATCAACACCTCACCCCACCCCCAGAAAGAGATTTCAACCAAAGAGGCAACTGAAGTTCTGCATATGGGACCCATTTGGCTGCAATTCTGTTACttgcttcttctttttttctactgtacattctataaTGTAAGGACTCGTTCACTTTTAGATAGTTGCTATGTTGCcaagaatgcacacattcaacaTTCAACCAAAAATGGCTTGTAAAAGGAAagtaaattataaaaacaatggatttcatattttctgcaggtagaactgaaacatgacaagtaATGCAGTTTTTGTAATGCCATCAGCTGTTAGTATTTCGACAGTCATTGCGCTATGAACTAGTGTTAGTGTTTTGACAGAACACCTCGATTTTGaatcaggtttgctgtgttttgatagagttagtatatgtagaaaagtagcattttgaaatgtagagtttatttatttaacaaaaaatggTTTGGGGCAGAAAATTGGCTAATTGTGTGGTGTAGGTGTTTTGCTGtgttaagagtttagaaaaagtaCTGTATGTATTGGTAAACGCTTGTTAGCAAGTACAGCAGAGATAAAGGAGATATAAGTGGAGCAACTCACTATCAGAGTCACAGTTTGTCTCTTTTGGTAAAAGTGAAGAAGTCTGTCCACATCtttcctctccctctctctcattaTTTGGGTATTTGA
This window harbors:
- the nr4a2b gene encoding nuclear receptor subfamily 4 group A member 2b isoform X1, with product MPCVQAQYGTSPPGASPASQSYSYSTTGEYNCDFLTPEFVKFSMDLTNAEIAVTSSLPSFSTFVDTYSSSYDVKPPCLYQMSHSGDQLSIKVEEIPAHSYHHHHQQQQHHHQPHQAEESIPHTGPIYYKPSSPNISQSPSFPAPPHHTWEDSGSLHSFHQNYLATSHMIDQQRKNAMSRLFSFKQSPVDTPMSSCQMRFDGSLHVSMGPDTPGAHRALDSFALPGPPRKQHAVGLSHSLNVGHPLLESPVASPPARGSPSSEGLCAVCGDNAACQHYGVRTCEGCKGFFKRTVQKNAKYVCLANKNCPVDKRRRNRCQYCRFQKCLVVGMVKEVVRTASLKGRRGRLPSKPKSPQDVPVSMTPVNLLNALVRAHIDSNPSMARLDYSKFQTSPEYHSGGDESLHIQQFYDLLTASMSIIRGWAEKIPGFADLPKCDQELLFESAFLELFVLRLAYRSNLAEDKLIFCNGVVLHKLQCVRGFGEWIDSIVEFSSNLQSMSIDVSAFSCIAALTIVTERHGLKEPKKTEELQNKLINCLKDQVSCSGELSKLLEKLPEVRALCTQGLQRIFYLKLEDLVPTPAIIDKLFHDTLPF
- the nr4a2b gene encoding nuclear receptor subfamily 4 group A member 2b isoform X2; protein product: MPCVQAQYGTSPPGASPASQSYSYSTTGEYNCDFLTPEFVKFSMDLTNAEIAVTSSLPSFSTFVDTYSSSYDVKPPCLYQMSHSGDQLSIKVEEIPAHSYHHHHQQQQHHHQPHQAEESIPHTGPIYYKPSSPNISQSPSFPAPPHHTWEDSGSLHSFHQNYLATSHMIDQQRKNAMSRLFSFKQSPVDTPMSSCQMRFDGSLHVSMGPDTPGAHRALDSFALPGPPRKQHAVGLSHSLNVGHPLLESPVASPPARGSPSSEGLCAVCGDNAACQHYGVRTCEGCKGFFKRTVQKNAKYVCLANKNCPVDKRRRNRCQYCRFQKCLVVGMVKEVVRTASLKGRRGRLPSKPKSPQDVPVSMTPVNLLNALVRAHIDSNPSMARLDYSKTSPEYHSGGDESLHIQQFYDLLTASMSIIRGWAEKIPGFADLPKCDQELLFESAFLELFVLRLAYRSNLAEDKLIFCNGVVLHKLQCVRGFGEWIDSIVEFSSNLQSMSIDVSAFSCIAALTIVTERHGLKEPKKTEELQNKLINCLKDQVSCSGELSKLLEKLPEVRALCTQGLQRIFYLKLEDLVPTPAIIDKLFHDTLPF
- the nr4a2b gene encoding nuclear receptor subfamily 4 group A member 2b isoform X3 — translated: MDLTNAEIAVTSSLPSFSTFVDTYSSSYDVKPPCLYQMSHSGDQLSIKVEEIPAHSYHHHHQQQQHHHQPHQAEESIPHTGPIYYKPSSPNISQSPSFPAPPHHTWEDSGSLHSFHQNYLATSHMIDQQRKNAMSRLFSFKQSPVDTPMSSCQMRFDGSLHVSMGPDTPGAHRALDSFALPGPPRKQHAVGLSHSLNVGHPLLESPVASPPARGSPSSEGLCAVCGDNAACQHYGVRTCEGCKGFFKRTVQKNAKYVCLANKNCPVDKRRRNRCQYCRFQKCLVVGMVKEVVRTASLKGRRGRLPSKPKSPQDVPVSMTPVNLLNALVRAHIDSNPSMARLDYSKFQTSPEYHSGGDESLHIQQFYDLLTASMSIIRGWAEKIPGFADLPKCDQELLFESAFLELFVLRLAYRSNLAEDKLIFCNGVVLHKLQCVRGFGEWIDSIVEFSSNLQSMSIDVSAFSCIAALTIVTERHGLKEPKKTEELQNKLINCLKDQVSCSGELSKLLEKLPEVRALCTQGLQRIFYLKLEDLVPTPAIIDKLFHDTLPF